One genomic region from Amycolatopsis sp. FBCC-B4732 encodes:
- a CDS encoding LysR family transcriptional regulator, translating into MQIDPRRLAVLLAVHRAGGVLAAGDLLHLTPSAVSQQIARLEESTGTAVLDRQPTGAVLTPAGRVLAEAAEHIEAELIDARKALAALAEDVTGTVVIAGFQSVIRSLLIPLVHQLREQFPALEVVIREMETGKALQSLRSGTVDLLILEDRSLSGEGKPARGTRDVPILEEPWLVVLPTGTPDPASTADLEHLTWLGVDSETAAHTATEHARRAFPPAPAPGHSYYDYNVALSMVAGGLGIALVPALAVREAVPDGAKAVSLPGLGTRTLVARHRTTRSEPRKEVVTVLNAIVALAAGLDADMPRTENPADPS; encoded by the coding sequence ATGCAGATCGATCCGCGCCGGCTCGCCGTCCTGCTCGCCGTGCACCGCGCAGGCGGCGTGCTCGCCGCCGGTGATCTCCTGCACCTGACGCCCTCGGCGGTGTCCCAGCAGATCGCCCGTCTCGAGGAGTCGACCGGCACGGCGGTGCTCGACCGCCAGCCCACCGGCGCCGTCCTGACCCCGGCCGGGCGGGTCCTGGCCGAGGCGGCCGAGCACATCGAGGCCGAACTCATCGACGCGCGCAAAGCCCTGGCCGCCCTTGCCGAAGACGTCACCGGCACGGTCGTCATCGCCGGGTTCCAGTCCGTCATCCGCTCGCTGCTGATCCCGCTCGTGCACCAGTTGCGGGAGCAGTTCCCCGCGCTGGAAGTGGTGATCCGCGAGATGGAGACCGGCAAGGCGCTGCAATCACTGCGTTCGGGCACGGTCGATCTGCTCATCCTCGAGGACCGAAGCCTTTCAGGCGAGGGAAAACCGGCGCGCGGCACCCGCGACGTCCCGATCCTGGAAGAACCGTGGCTGGTCGTCCTGCCCACCGGAACTCCGGACCCGGCCAGCACGGCCGACTTGGAGCACCTGACCTGGCTGGGCGTCGACTCCGAAACGGCAGCGCACACGGCCACCGAGCACGCCCGCCGCGCATTTCCGCCCGCCCCGGCGCCCGGCCACAGCTACTACGACTACAACGTCGCCCTGTCGATGGTGGCGGGCGGCCTGGGCATCGCGCTCGTGCCCGCGCTCGCGGTGCGGGAAGCGGTCCCGGACGGTGCGAAGGCGGTGTCGTTGCCCGGCCTCGGAACCCGCACCCTCGTCGCGCGGCACCGCACCACCCGCTCGGAGCCACGCAAGGAGGTGGTGACGGTCCTCAACGCGATCGTCGCCCTCGCCGCCGGTCTCGACGCCGACATGCCGCGGACCGAAAACCCGGCAGATCCGTCCTGA
- a CDS encoding TetR/AcrR family transcriptional regulator, translating into MTAEKPLRADAQRKRDALLAKAREVFDAGGFFDLRFDDFARLAGVGTGTLYRHFPTRESLAEAVYRGEVAALCDRARRLQATLPPAEALATFLRGMVDHIAAHEGLARTLATLMADRAGDLAEGSRALEQAVADLVAAAVRDGAVRDDVDAGAVMMALHGIGAAHDRPGWRAEADGVITLVLDGLRCRP; encoded by the coding sequence GTGACCGCAGAGAAGCCGCTGCGGGCCGATGCCCAGCGCAAGCGCGATGCCCTGCTCGCCAAGGCCCGGGAGGTCTTCGACGCCGGCGGCTTCTTCGACCTGCGCTTCGACGACTTCGCCCGGTTGGCCGGGGTGGGCACCGGCACGTTGTACCGCCACTTCCCCACCCGGGAGTCGCTGGCCGAAGCGGTCTACCGCGGGGAAGTCGCCGCCCTGTGCGACCGCGCCCGCCGGCTGCAGGCCACGTTGCCCCCGGCGGAGGCCTTGGCGACCTTCCTGCGCGGCATGGTCGACCACATCGCGGCCCACGAGGGCCTGGCCCGGACGCTGGCCACGCTCATGGCCGATCGGGCCGGCGACCTCGCCGAAGGCAGCCGGGCGCTGGAGCAGGCGGTCGCCGACCTGGTGGCCGCCGCCGTGCGGGACGGCGCCGTCCGTGACGACGTGGACGCCGGTGCCGTGATGATGGCGCTGCACGGCATCGGCGCGGCCCACGACCGACCGGGCTGGCGGGCCGAGGCCGACGGTGTCATCACCCTCGTGCTGGACGGGTTGCGCTGCCGGCCATGA